One genomic region from Salinicola endophyticus encodes:
- the soxR gene encoding redox-sensitive transcriptional activator SoxR has translation MESTNTRPRRLAATKQALSVGDVARRCGVAVSTLHFYETKGLIHSWRNAGNQRRYTRDVLRRVAVIKIAQRTGVPLAEIQQALATLPDSRTPTAADWRRLSERWRAALDERINQLTLLRDQLDGCIGCGCLSLSQCPLRNPGDVLGGDGEGAQRLG, from the coding sequence ATGGAGAGTACCAACACCCGGCCCCGCCGGCTCGCCGCGACCAAGCAGGCGCTCAGCGTGGGCGATGTCGCCCGGCGCTGCGGCGTGGCGGTCTCGACGCTGCACTTCTACGAGACCAAGGGCTTGATCCATAGCTGGCGCAATGCCGGCAATCAGCGCCGCTACACCCGCGACGTGCTGCGCCGGGTGGCGGTGATCAAGATTGCCCAGCGTACCGGGGTGCCGCTGGCTGAGATCCAGCAGGCGCTGGCCACGCTGCCCGATTCGCGCACGCCGACGGCGGCGGATTGGCGGCGCTTGTCAGAGCGCTGGCGAGCAGCCCTGGACGAGCGCATCAATCAGCTCACTTTGCTGCGCGACCAGCTCGATGGCTGTATCGGCTGTGGCTGTCTGTCGTTGTCGCAGTGCCCGCTACGCAACCCCGGTGACGTGCTCGGCGGCGACGGCGAAGGTGCGCAGCGGCTGGGATAG
- the atzF gene encoding allophanate hydrolase, giving the protein MSAIDMTLTALLARYRTHELTPRELIAQLLADAEARAADPAWITRLSREQLEPYLRRLDDADPADLPLYGIPFAIKDNIDLAGVPTTAGCPAYAYTPGHSAFVVERLIEAGAIPLGKTNLDQFATGLVGERAPDDYGVPANAFAAERIPGGSSSGSAVVTAQGQVSFALGTDTAGSGRVPACFHNLFGVKPTLGLLSTAGVVPACATLDTISLFALSADDAHAVLNVAAAYDPDCAWSRHHDFAVAGQAYGAAPARFRFGVPLASQWHTDADYSAGMRRAIADLESLGGERVELDCAPLLAAARLLYEGPWVAERYHAVRDWIETRPEVLHPVTRRVIEGGGKPLAVDAFAARYQLAEHKRQADALLAGVDVMLAPTTVTHPTKAEVAAAPIDVNSQLGTWTNFMNLLDYSALAVPTGFTEGGLPFGVTLFGPAFADLSLLSLGRALERHLELPLGATGLARARSPALPEARDGSLALVVCGAHLDGLALNHQLRQRGAVKVAVTRSSPHYRLYALAGGPPARPAMVRDDVDGAAIDVEVWRLPIASIGSFLAGIPSPLGLGQVELDDGTWCCGFIAAAGALQHDGLAEDVTRFGGWRGWLAASV; this is encoded by the coding sequence ATGAGTGCCATCGACATGACCCTCACCGCGCTGCTGGCGCGCTATCGTACCCATGAACTGACCCCGCGTGAGCTGATCGCCCAACTGCTGGCGGACGCCGAGGCGCGTGCCGCCGATCCCGCCTGGATCACACGGCTGTCGCGCGAGCAGCTCGAGCCCTATCTGCGGCGCCTGGATGACGCCGATCCGGCCGACCTGCCGCTCTACGGCATCCCCTTTGCGATCAAGGACAATATCGATCTCGCCGGGGTGCCCACCACGGCGGGCTGCCCGGCCTACGCCTATACCCCGGGGCACTCTGCCTTCGTGGTTGAGCGGCTGATCGAGGCCGGCGCCATCCCGCTGGGCAAGACCAATCTCGACCAGTTCGCCACCGGACTGGTCGGCGAGCGCGCCCCGGACGACTACGGCGTGCCCGCCAACGCTTTCGCCGCCGAGCGCATCCCCGGCGGCTCTAGCAGCGGCTCGGCGGTCGTCACCGCCCAGGGCCAGGTGAGCTTCGCCCTGGGCACCGATACTGCCGGCTCCGGACGCGTCCCGGCCTGTTTCCACAACCTGTTCGGGGTCAAGCCGACGCTGGGGCTGCTGAGCACCGCCGGCGTGGTGCCGGCCTGCGCTACGCTGGATACCATCAGCCTGTTCGCGCTGAGCGCCGACGATGCCCATGCGGTGCTGAACGTCGCCGCTGCGTACGATCCCGATTGTGCCTGGTCGCGGCACCACGACTTCGCCGTGGCCGGACAGGCCTACGGTGCGGCGCCCGCGCGCTTTCGCTTCGGCGTGCCCCTCGCTTCACAGTGGCACACCGATGCTGACTATAGCGCAGGCATGCGCCGGGCCATCGCAGATCTCGAGTCCCTGGGGGGTGAAAGGGTCGAGCTGGACTGCGCGCCGCTACTCGCCGCCGCGCGTCTGCTCTACGAGGGCCCCTGGGTCGCCGAGCGCTACCATGCGGTGCGCGATTGGATCGAGACGCGTCCCGAGGTGCTGCATCCGGTGACCCGTCGGGTGATCGAGGGCGGTGGAAAGCCGCTAGCGGTGGATGCCTTCGCCGCCCGCTATCAGCTCGCCGAGCACAAGCGTCAGGCCGATGCCCTGCTCGCCGGGGTCGACGTCATGCTCGCACCGACTACCGTGACGCACCCAACCAAGGCCGAGGTGGCCGCGGCGCCCATCGACGTCAACTCGCAGCTGGGTACCTGGACCAACTTCATGAACCTGCTCGACTACAGCGCCCTGGCCGTGCCCACCGGTTTCACCGAGGGCGGCCTGCCGTTTGGCGTCACGCTGTTCGGGCCGGCCTTCGCCGATCTCTCGCTTTTGAGCCTGGGGCGGGCGCTGGAGCGGCATCTCGAGCTGCCACTGGGCGCCACCGGTCTCGCGCGTGCGCGTTCACCGGCGCTGCCCGAGGCCCGCGATGGCAGCCTGGCGCTGGTGGTGTGCGGTGCGCATCTCGACGGGCTGGCGCTCAATCATCAGCTCAGGCAACGTGGCGCGGTGAAGGTCGCCGTGACCCGCTCCAGCCCGCACTATCGGCTCTATGCGCTGGCCGGCGGCCCGCCGGCACGCCCGGCAATGGTGCGCGACGACGTCGATGGCGCCGCCATCGACGTGGAGGTCTGGCGCCTGCCGATTGCCAGCATCGGCAGTTTTCTCGCCGGCATTCCCTCGCCGCTGGGGCTGGGGCAGGTCGAGCTCGATGACGGCACCTGGTGCTGTGGCTTCATCGCCGCCGCTGGGGCTCTGCAACATGACGGGCTGGCCGAGGACGTGACCCGCTTCGGCGGATGGCGCGGCTGGCTCGCCGCCAGTGTCTGA
- a CDS encoding MarR family transcriptional regulator yields the protein MDQVDHILRQWHAERPDLDVVPMGLLGRLKRLTQHISRRTEAVLAEHGLTPADFDVLATLRRAGSPYTLTPSTLIAWTMVTSGTMTHRIDRLVKPGYVERIRNPEDGRGFQIRLTPQGLELIDEAVDSHVDNQHAMTRCLSDDERAELDRLLGKWLACFES from the coding sequence CTCGATGTCGTGCCCATGGGCCTACTGGGCCGCCTGAAGCGTCTGACGCAACATATCTCCCGACGTACGGAGGCGGTACTGGCCGAGCACGGCCTGACCCCCGCGGATTTCGACGTGCTGGCGACGCTGCGCCGCGCCGGGAGTCCCTATACGCTGACACCGTCGACACTGATCGCTTGGACTATGGTCACCTCCGGCACCATGACCCATCGCATCGACCGCCTAGTCAAACCCGGTTACGTTGAGCGCATTCGCAACCCTGAAGATGGCCGCGGATTCCAGATTCGATTGACGCCACAGGGACTTGAACTGATCGATGAGGCCGTGGATAGCCACGTCGACAATCAGCACGCCATGACTCGATGCCTATCCGACGACGAGCGTGCGGAGCTGGACCGCCTACTGGGTAAGTGGCTGGCCTGTTTCGAGTCGTAA
- a CDS encoding YetF domain-containing protein, with protein sequence MSPIAHTLVIGFLSFVALVVIIRLSGKRTLSKWNAFDFVITIALGSTLSTALITPTVSLAQSVVAFVLIVALQFVITFSSVRSKRIENLVKSRPTLLLYDGTLRHAAMARERVVAVEILAALRERGIADIESVHAVVLETDGTFSVIPDAGTSDSALAGVEGVPPR encoded by the coding sequence TTGTCCCCGATTGCCCATACCCTCGTCATCGGTTTCCTGAGCTTCGTTGCGTTGGTCGTGATCATCCGGCTCTCCGGCAAGCGCACGCTGTCGAAGTGGAACGCCTTCGACTTCGTGATCACCATCGCCCTGGGCTCGACCCTCTCCACGGCGCTGATCACGCCGACGGTGTCGCTGGCGCAGAGCGTGGTGGCGTTCGTGCTGATCGTCGCTCTGCAGTTCGTGATCACCTTCAGCTCGGTGCGCTCGAAGCGGATCGAGAATCTGGTCAAGTCACGCCCGACCCTGCTGCTCTACGATGGCACGCTGCGCCACGCGGCGATGGCCCGCGAGCGGGTGGTGGCGGTGGAGATCCTGGCCGCGCTGCGCGAGCGCGGCATCGCCGACATCGAGAGTGTGCATGCCGTGGTGCTGGAGACCGACGGCACCTTCAGCGTGATCCCCGACGCCGGGACCAGCGATTCGGCGCTGGCCGGCGTCGAGGGTGTGCCGCCACGCTGA
- a CDS encoding ABC transporter ATP-binding protein, with product MFQWFEKRLDPFPSAEPQRPPDTLIAFCLHYTRGAWPYLLAATTLMALIAGVEVWMFGFLGNIVDWLADQNRATFLADQGWKLAGMALVVLVALPGMVWLHSLFQQQTMMGNYPMRIRWQAHRYLLRQSMGFYQDEFAGRIATKVMQTSLAVRECVIKLFDVLNYVSVYFLGTLLLVGNADWRLAIPLVVWLGGYLVLLRIFVPIMGRVSKSQADARSRMTGRIVDSYSNIQTVKLFSHASREAAFAREGMAGFLVTVYRQMRLVTGLYGLLYLLNALLLFSVGWLSLSLWLDEAVSVGAVAVALGLVMRLWGMSQWIMWEVSALFENIGTVQDGMATLSLPHQIEDRDDATPLAVPRGEIVFDHIRFHYGKGSGVIDDLALTIRPGEKIGLIGPSGAGKSTLVNLLLRFYELEHGAIRIDGQDIATVTQESLRAKIGMVTQDTSLLHRSVRDNLLYGRPDASDEMAWRAAREAHVAEFIEGLRDIQGRAGFDAHVGERGVKLSGGQRQRLAIARVMLKDAPILILDEATSALDSDVEAAIQENLDRLMQGKTVIAIAHRLSTIAAMDRLVVMEQGHIVEQGTHAELIRANGLYARLWQRQSGGFLESEALDAEA from the coding sequence ATGTTCCAATGGTTCGAAAAACGTCTCGACCCCTTCCCGTCGGCGGAGCCCCAGCGCCCGCCGGACACCCTGATCGCCTTCTGCCTGCACTATACCCGTGGGGCCTGGCCCTACCTGCTGGCGGCGACCACGTTGATGGCGCTGATCGCCGGCGTCGAGGTGTGGATGTTCGGCTTCCTCGGCAATATCGTCGACTGGCTCGCCGACCAGAACCGCGCCACCTTCCTCGCCGACCAGGGCTGGAAGCTCGCCGGCATGGCGCTGGTGGTACTGGTGGCGCTGCCGGGGATGGTGTGGCTGCACTCGCTGTTCCAGCAGCAGACGATGATGGGCAACTATCCCATGCGTATCCGCTGGCAGGCGCACCGCTATCTGCTGCGCCAGTCGATGGGCTTCTATCAGGACGAGTTCGCCGGACGCATCGCGACCAAGGTGATGCAGACGTCACTGGCCGTGCGCGAGTGCGTGATCAAGCTGTTCGACGTGCTCAACTACGTCAGCGTCTACTTCCTGGGCACGCTGTTGCTGGTGGGCAACGCCGACTGGCGCCTGGCGATACCGCTGGTGGTCTGGCTGGGCGGCTATCTGGTGCTGCTGCGGATATTCGTGCCGATCATGGGCCGGGTGTCGAAATCCCAGGCCGACGCGCGTTCGCGCATGACCGGACGCATCGTCGACAGCTACAGCAATATCCAGACGGTCAAGCTGTTCTCCCACGCCAGCCGCGAAGCGGCTTTCGCGCGTGAGGGCATGGCCGGCTTCCTGGTCACGGTCTACCGTCAGATGCGCCTGGTCACCGGCCTCTACGGGCTGCTCTATCTGCTCAATGCGCTGCTGCTGTTCAGCGTCGGCTGGCTGTCGCTATCGCTGTGGCTCGACGAGGCGGTGAGCGTGGGCGCAGTGGCGGTGGCACTGGGCCTGGTGATGCGTCTTTGGGGCATGTCGCAGTGGATCATGTGGGAGGTCTCGGCACTGTTCGAGAACATCGGCACGGTACAGGACGGCATGGCGACGCTGTCACTGCCGCACCAGATCGAGGATCGCGACGACGCCACCCCGCTTGCGGTGCCCCGCGGCGAGATCGTGTTCGACCATATTCGCTTCCACTACGGCAAGGGCAGCGGCGTGATCGACGACCTGGCGCTGACCATCCGCCCGGGCGAGAAGATCGGTCTGATCGGCCCCTCCGGCGCGGGCAAGTCGACCCTGGTCAACCTGCTGCTGCGCTTCTACGAGCTGGAGCACGGGGCGATCCGCATCGATGGCCAGGACATCGCCACGGTCACCCAGGAGAGCCTGCGCGCCAAGATCGGCATGGTCACCCAGGACACCTCGCTGCTGCACCGCTCGGTGCGCGACAACCTGCTCTACGGTCGCCCGGATGCCAGCGACGAGATGGCCTGGCGCGCCGCCCGCGAGGCCCACGTGGCCGAGTTCATCGAGGGGCTGCGCGATATCCAGGGGCGCGCCGGCTTCGACGCCCATGTCGGCGAGCGTGGGGTCAAGCTCTCCGGCGGCCAGCGCCAGCGTCTGGCGATCGCCCGAGTGATGCTCAAGGACGCGCCGATCCTGATTCTCGACGAGGCGACCTCGGCGCTGGACTCCGACGTCGAGGCCGCGATCCAGGAGAATCTGGACCGGCTGATGCAGGGCAAGACGGTGATCGCCATCGCTCACCGCCTCTCCACCATCGCCGCCATGGACCGGCTGGTGGTGATGGAGCAGGGGCACATCGTCGAACAGGGCACCCACGCCGAGCTGATCCGCGCCAACGGCCTCTACGCCCGGCTATGGCAGCGCCAGTCCGGCGGCTTCCTGGAGAGCGAGGCGCTCGACGCCGAGGCGTGA